From one Opitutaceae bacterium genomic stretch:
- a CDS encoding SDR family oxidoreductase: MPELSGKLALVTGGARDIGRSVAIKLAQAGANVVVNYRTAVADAEATVAAIEAAGAKGVAVPADVTREEDVKRLVKEAAAAGEGRIDILVNVAGGLVARKRIEEMDTAFWNEVITLNLTSTFLVTKHALPLMPDGASIVNFSSQAARDGGGPGASAYATSKAGVANFTRAMAKELGARKIRVNAVAPGMIATKFHDTFTKPEVRQRVAGMTPLGREGQADEVGDAVVFLASSKSSFVNGESLEVNGGIFFA, encoded by the coding sequence ATGCCTGAACTTTCTGGAAAACTCGCCTTGGTGACCGGTGGGGCCCGCGATATCGGGCGCTCGGTCGCGATCAAACTTGCCCAGGCCGGGGCGAACGTCGTTGTCAATTATCGCACTGCGGTCGCGGATGCAGAAGCCACGGTGGCGGCGATCGAGGCCGCCGGTGCAAAGGGCGTCGCCGTCCCGGCCGATGTGACCAGGGAGGAGGATGTGAAGCGCCTGGTGAAGGAGGCTGCGGCGGCGGGCGAGGGGCGCATCGACATCCTGGTGAACGTGGCCGGCGGGCTTGTGGCGCGAAAGCGTATCGAAGAAATGGATACAGCCTTTTGGAACGAGGTGATAACCCTCAACCTGACCAGCACCTTCCTGGTCACGAAGCATGCCCTGCCGCTGATGCCGGACGGAGCCTCGATCGTCAACTTTTCGTCGCAAGCGGCGCGCGACGGCGGTGGACCCGGCGCGAGCGCCTATGCAACATCGAAGGCGGGCGTGGCCAATTTCACCCGCGCGATGGCGAAGGAACTCGGCGCGAGGAAAATTCGGGTGAATGCAGTCGCTCCCGGCATGATCGCGACCAAGTTCCACGACACGTTCACGAAGCCCGAGGTCAGGCAGCGGGTGGCTGGAATGACCCCCTTGGGCCGCGAGGGCCAGGCGGACGAAGTGGGTGATGCGGTGGTATTCCTCGCCTCTTCCAAGTCGTCGTTCGTGAACGGCGAATCCCTTGAGGTCAACGGGGGTATCTTCTTCGCCTAA